The Prunus persica cultivar Lovell chromosome G8, Prunus_persica_NCBIv2, whole genome shotgun sequence genome includes a region encoding these proteins:
- the LOC18767944 gene encoding annexin D1: MATFAVPQQIPPVAEDCERLRKAMQGWGTDENAIISILTHRNARQRCLIRQTYAEKYGEDFFKPLQDELSGDFLRAVLLWTPHPAERDALLANEVTKKKHSAAHNHLVIMEIACTRTSRELFQVREDYHARYKRSLEEDIAYHTTGDFRKLLVPLVSTYRYEGGEVDMTVANSEANILQEKISEKAYNHDELIRILTTRSKAQLNATFKVYNDQFGHPLNKDLKKKPKDEYLGLVRATVQCLTCPEKYYEKALRLSMKGLGTTEETLTRVVVTRAEVDMKSIMEQYQLKNSVPLVQDIKSDTSGDYLATLLALVGQSSS; this comes from the exons ATGGCTACGTTTGCAGTACCGCAGCAGATCCCTCCGGTGGCTGAAGACTGTGAAAGGCTTCGTAAAGCTATGCAAg GGTGGGGAACAGATGAGAATGCGATCATATCCATATTGACCCATAGGAATGCGAGGCAACGATGTTTGATACGACAAACTTATGCTGAGAAATATGGAGAGGATTTTTTCAAACCTCTACAGGACGAACTTTCTGGTGACTTTTTG AGGGCAGTGCTTCTATGGACACCACATCCAGCTGAACGTGATGCATTGCTAGCTAATGAAGTTACCAAGAAGAAACATTCAGCTGCCCATAATCATTTGGTTATAATGGAAATAGCTTGTACAAGAACTTCGCGAGAGCTTTTCCAGGTGAGAGAAGATTATCATGCTCGCTACAAGAGATCTCTCGAAGAAGATATTGCTTACCACACAACTGGAGATTTTCGCAAG CTATTGGTACCTCTGGTGAGTACTTACAGGTACGAGGGAGGTGAGGTTGATATGACGGTGGCGAATTCAGAGGCTAACATACTTCAAgagaaaatatctgaaaagGCTTATAATCATGATGAGCTCATCAGAATTCTAACTACTAGGAGCAAAGCACAACTGAATGCAACATTCAAAGTCTATAACGACCAATTTGGCCATCCTCTCAACAAG GACCTGAAGAAAAAGCCAAAGGATGAATACCTTGGGTTAGTGAGGGCCACCGTACAATGCTTGACATGCCCGGAAAAGTATTATGAGAAAGCTCTCCGGCTGTCGATGAAGGGCCTCGGAACGACGGAGGAGACTCTGACCAGAGTTGTAGTAACTCGAGCGGAGGTTGACATGAAGAGTATAATGGAACAGTATCAACTCAAGAATAGTGTCCCTTTGGTTCAGGACATAAAGAGTGATACTTCTGGGGACTACTTGGCCACGTTGCTTGCCTTGGTTGGTCAATCATCATCATGA
- the LOC18767208 gene encoding IST1-like protein gives MKLFGIGFNSSKCKETVETVVVKARFLQKKKQDEVAKLKSDIASRLRAGEDPIAGPAHVLIKRVIREQNVSVAYEFIEAFCDLVVDRLSTIKEVRECPENLKEGISSLVFAAKKCSHEIPELVTLRNIFRKKYGKAFVSAATNIRPNCGVDTTMIKKLADTNPQGDEKMKIVQEIADKYGIHGSWVEIAGNNCNALVKV, from the coding sequence ATGAAGCTCTTCGGCATCGGTTTCAACTCCTCCAAATGCAAAGAAACGGTGGAGACAGTGGTGGTAAAAGCTCGATTCttgcaaaagaagaaacaagatGAGGTGGCGAAGCTGAAGAGTGACATCGCAAGTCGCCTTCGCGCCGGTGAAGACCCCATTGCCGGCCCTGCTCATGTCCTGATCAAACGGGTGATAAGAGAGCAGAACGTCTCGGTTGCGTACGAATTCATCGAGGCCTTCTGCGATTTGGTTGTGGACAGACTGTCGACCATCAAAGAGGTGAGGGAATGTCCAGAGAACTTGAAAGAAGGGATAAGTAGTCTAGTCTTTGCAGCCAAAAAGTGCTCTCATGAGATTCCAGAACTGGTGACACTTAGGAATATTTTCAGGAAGAAATATGGAAAGGCTTTTGTCTCTGCAGCTACGAACATACGACCTAATTGTGGTGTGGATACCACGATGATAAAGAAGCTTGCAGATACCAATCCTCAAGGTGacgaaaaaatgaaaattgtgcAAGAAATAGCCGACAAATACGGTATTCATGGATCATGGGTAGAGATTGCAGGAAACAACTGCAATGCTTTGGTCAAAGTATAG